In Acanthopagrus latus isolate v.2019 chromosome 23, fAcaLat1.1, whole genome shotgun sequence, the genomic window gtaaaaaaaaaacaaaaaaaacaaacaaactgccaaacaaaggaaaacaagaagCAGTTATGAATTGAAATCATTAATAAGGACCTTGGATGAGAAACAAAATAACTCCAGCAGCCCTCTAACTCAAATTAATGACATCTCCTTCTGTGTCTTAACTATAGTGCTGTCTGAGTACATCTAATAATAATTACTGCTAATTTTAAGGCTTCCTGAAATCAACACACTCCCACAAGGCTCTTTGTTGGGAATGGAAAACAAATCATGGTGCTGGCTTTTTGCGAATATAGCAAGAAACTGTGTTCTTTCTCAGCTCATAAGGAAAGTAAATGCTTGCTAGACAAATTAAAGTCAATCTCTTACTAcattcaaacagaaatattctaGATGATATATGGAATAATTTTACCCTTCTGTACTCATGAATACATCTTATATACTGCACATCAGCCACTGGAGGACTGAATGTTTGAGGTGcagggcaaaaaacaaaaatgaaaagagctCCAGCTGTATGTGGTCAGGGACCAGCACGCAGACAGTTGTTTCCACCAGACAGGGAACCTAGAGGGCACTTTTATCTCCAACATGGGCATCTAAGAGGGCAGTCACCCTCACTAGCAGTTCTGTGAGGCTGTATTTAGAAACAACATCACTTTGACCtaatgctgacattagcatgctaacatgctcacatgGACGATGCACTTTATGTGCGTTTTAAGATGTCAcattacaaaatgtcaaaattcagAAAAGCACCCTGAATTAAAACGTTTTTTGTTAGCTGTAGGTgttcttttcccccctttttttagaaaaaaaagttaatgtgCTTAACAGGAGGCAACTTTTCCAGATAAGTCCTGATGTTGCAAACATTCAACTcacatgaatgacaaagaaagttTATTGGCAAATAACCAGTTTAATTTGTGATCCCCTACTTACTCTATTCTGCTTTTAGAGGCATGCACAACAAAGCCTATGCTGCCATTCTCTGATGAAATGCGTTTTGCATAGCCTAATTTATTTGCTACACACCAGTTTATCAGAAATGAGCCTAAATTGCAtagtctgtttttcttttgtttttgttttttttttccttttcccataGCAATCCATCCTGTAGTTTTTGAGACATttaattcagattcagatccaAATTCATGGTGGTGTTAGACGATATTCAGGTCACCACCAAAGTCATTAGGGTTTATCATCTGGGGACCGTGGATTCATGTATAGAATTAAATCCAGCAGATATTTCAGATTAGACCAGGCTGGCAGCCAACAGACATCGGAGCTatgctgctagcatggctaaaaagaGCTAACAGACAAACAGGCTGGGAAATTTAAGATCGTAATCTGCAAAGTTCACCGCAGAAACACGGTCACGTGGCTTCTGTCAACATCATCGCTCAGCTCCCTGGTGTCTCTCTTTCCAAATAATGCTATCCTGCTATCAACACTGAATCTCTGTGCACAAGTGTTTCCACTCTTTCCATTACAGCCCAGTCCaatgacagagacagggagCCGTGATTGTGTGGTTGCTTTGAGGatacttaaaataaatgatgtcatGCTTGGATTCCTCTGGCATTAAGTGACACATCTGGCAGCCTTAAGGTTTTATGCTAACCCTTCCCTACCCTAATCCTTCAGTATTATATACAAATCTAAATATAGTACATACTCAAATTCTATTTACATATAACATCAGTATATGTGCACACATTCTGCTCCTGCAACAATAAAGCTTGATGGTTAAAAAGATAAAGCTCTGTCACTCTGTGTTTCGCTCCACTAGAGTAAATCTGGAGTTAAAGAGTGACTTAAGGTTCAACTGAACACACCCTTGAAACGTTGTACTTGTACAGGCATGAGTTGCGGCGTCGCGTATGGGCTTGTAAAAGACAACAGCCGAAAGCTGAATTCATGACACAACCCCCCTGCAGCTAACTCACCAATCCCAAATGTTGTTGCAGTGATTTCCCAGTAACTAAGGTGACGGTTGATCCTGTTCTCTATCCTGCTCAGGCTGCGGTGAGTCAGTTAGACTCTCACCAAAAGTCCCTTGCAACAGCGTGCTCCCCACCGCTTTCTCTTGCATCTCTTGCACGACAGAGTAGCTCAGACTTGTTCCAGGTACTCCAAATAAAGCACACGTTATCCAGAAAGGAGATGCAAATTCATATGGGTAAGGGAATCATAAACAGGGAGGAGTgaactctctctccctccctgagtgagtgtatgtttgcatgtatCATCAGCTCCAGGTGTTCGAGCCCCACCTATTGTTTGAGGGAGGGACGCAGAGAGACAGCAAGACAGGAGGGGTCAGACAGGAAGGTACGAGTAGGGGTGCAGGTTTCTCTGCTCTTGCCCATCCCCGTTGATGCAAGGTGAAAACACTTCGCTTTCCGAGTGACTTCAGACCTCAGTGCATCGCTTCCCACTCCGTCCTGATTACCTTGGGCCGGCAGAGGTATGGCATCAGGGTAGGAGGCGCGTGGGTCCAAATCTGTGCTTCTGGAAATTCTTCAAATCAAGACTTTTGCAGTGGGATTTAGATGTGGAATTGGGAAAGTTTTTAAGGATAAAAGGTAagttcctctgtttttttttacaaaggttTGGTCCAGCTCCAGAGTTGGCTTCTCATTGTGAGGTGTTGCTTGAACATTTCAACTCATGGTCACTAAGCTTGACAGCTATAAATCTCAGCAAAAATACTCAGTAAAATTACCTGAATTAATGTGCCATCTCTGTTGTCAGTTTCGTCTACCATGTCCGTATTAAGACTGTATGATCTCTTGGTCGATTATACAAATGAAGGCCGGTGGTAGGGCAAACTTGAGGGCCTGGGTCACATTAAGCAAGTGATAAGCCTACTAAAGGTCATATTTGAATCTGAAGCCGTAACAAAGGCTCTGTTATGGGCTGGAGGAAGTGGCACTCACCTATCAGGAGTGAATATCTCTCATCTCCAGTCTGTGCTGCATGTAAGCCCAACGTGTCTGTCCCTGTTGGGCTGTCGCAGCGGAACACTTCCATTTCTCGTTTGCCATTCTGTCCCAACCTCACCTTCGTGTTACGgttgttttctcctccattcTCAGCCCTGCGAACACACTGCTCGGCCTTGTTCTGGCATGTTCACgcactccctcctcctgctctcgtCACTCTCACTGTCAATCCGCTctcccatttttctttctttcgcgCTGTGacctctgtcttcccctgtcttccaTTTCATCCTGCTTGTTCTGCGCCGCCAGTCAATACATTGAGAAAGTGTTTCGGGGAAACTTGTACGGCTGTTTGATGGTGCTGCCATCAAAGGTGCATGTGAAGTATTTTGTGCTGAGATGTGCTTTTCATTTCAGGAGAAAAAGACCTTCGATATCAAAGGACTCTTAAAAGGAAGGACTGAATCCCCAGGTGGATCACTAAAATGAATATGGTCTTTTCATCCAAGAAACACAAATcccttttccccctcctcttcctcctctatgTCCCTCTCACCTGTCTATGCCAGCCGACCAACAGCAGTTCAAACAATACCACAACCAACACCCCAACCACTTCTTCGAATGGGACTTCCCTGAAGGGCGTGCCAGGCTGTAACAAAAGACTGAACCCCATCTACAGGTACCTGTGTGACCGCCGGGCAGCGTGGGGTATTGTCCTCGAGACCCTGGCCTCTTCAGGCTTCCTGTTGAGCATGGGTCTCCTGTTAGCCCTGCTGCTCTGGTCCTTGTGGATCTGTATTGCGTCCAAGCAGCGCAGCAGCATCGGAGGCACAGTGGCCTCCATGTCCATGTTTTTGGTCGCCACAGCTGGGATCTTTGCCATCACATTCTCCTTCATCATCCGTCTCACCGAACAGACATGCCCTACCAGGATCTTCCTCTTCGGCGTGCTCTTCTCCCTGGCCTTCTCCTGCCTGCTGGCCCGCTGCCTCGCTCTGCTAGGCTTTGCAGCAGCCCGAGGCTGGGGCGAGCCCGCCCTGGCCCTGGGGCTCTTCATCGTGCAGGTTATCATCGCTACCCAGTGGCTGATCCTCGTGTTGGTACGGGACAAGAACTACTGCGAGTACAGCCAGGAGGAATTTGTCATGCTGCAGATCTACGTGCTCTGCATCCTGGCTATCAGCTTGATCCTGTCCCTGCACTTCCTGTGCCGCTCCTGCTTCACATACAGCTACAGCTACTCCGGGGCCGCCCGCCAGCATGGGAGGGCGCAGGCCACGCTGCTCTGCCTCACATTGttgctctctgcctccatctggGTGGTGTGGATCGCTATGCTCACCAGGGGAAACCCTGAGTTGGACCATCGGCCACAATGGGATGACCCAGTGCTTAGCATCGCCTTGGTGGCAAATGGCTGGGTGTTACTGATGGGGCATGGGCTGTCCCAGGTCGCATTCCTCTGCAGGGGGGAGGCCATGTCGAAGGAAATCCCTCTGAGCTTTGCAGGCTGGACCAGCCCCAGTGCTGATATCCCAGGACTGAACAGTCCgaaggaagggaaagaaaacGGAAGCTTTGAGTCAGAGGGTGACAACAAGAGAGGTGAGACGCTGTCCTCAGTAGCCAAACTAAGTGCTAATGGAAATGTTGTCAATCATGCTTAAGGGCAAAGGCAGACACAGgcaagggctgcaactaacaattatttttaatatttattaatcTGCTCATTATTTCCTTGATTAATCTACTGTCTTGGTCTATGAATTAGACAGTAAATAGGGAAAGATACCCATTAGAATTTCAAAGAGAAACCCAAccaataaatatttatgtttggGCAGTCAGAATTAGTGCACattcagcactttttttcctcccaaaattaaatgattaagGGACTAAGGAATGTGACCAAAAGCTCAAGATGTCAGCCTGGCCTCTAAATTCCCAATATGATCCCAATGCGCTCGAGCATCAGTCGGATTTGCCGGAACAAGTATGAACCATGGATGCCCCACCTCACAAACCCAGGACTAAAAAGGATTCACCCTGAGGTCCTGTGTCCATGCCTTGAAAGGTCACAGCCGAGTCCGATCTGTGGTGGGGCCACCAAGGATAGTAGCTGCTGGAGGTCAGGTTAGCATCTTGAGCTTTTTGTCACATTCCTCTAGCaattcctgagcagtttttggcAAGGTGAACTGTCCTGCCTGAGAGGCCACTGCAGTCGGAGGGTGCTGTTgctgtctgcagcagtgtttgagTCAGTGGTGTGTATCCAATTGACAATTGACCACTGCATTGTAACATCGATCATTGATTTTCACTCCGCCCGTAAGTCTTTTTAATGTTGAGACTTATTGATTCATCAACCTATTAAACATCAATTCATCTTAGAGCAATAGTAACACCGAATGGAAAAGTTCTTTATCATTACAGATGGATACCACCATAATGATGGCGCTATAAAGTTGTGGCGTGGGAAGCAGCAGTTTAAAATGTGCACAAACCAACATGTATGAACCAACGAATGATGAAAACATCTTCAGATACACTGATAacgtttaaaaataaatgaagaataaTGGGAAAAATTATAACAGGGAAcgctaaaaacacaaattgtaCTGATAAAGAGGAATAGTGGTCACTAGTGATGATCAGAATAGCCTGTGGTGGACAAACTGAACTGTAACCTGACAAGAGGGTAATGTTAGCTCATCTGTTTGAGTGCGACTATAAGAGAGAGCAATGTAGTCAAAatgaacagcaaacagaattGTAGTAAATGAGCCAACAgaatcacagcagcaggacacaacGGTCAGAGAAGCTAACAAGCCAATTGACTCTACTGTCATTTAGGCCTACACCTCAATTTTTGTCAAAACTTTACTAACGCTAGCTAACATTATCCACCATAAGCTAACAGTCATACCAGACCAATTAATCACTTCAGCGTATCAAATTGAGCCCCGATGTTGGTTTACTGCTTATGAATCCCAACTTTTCGTTTGTAAGAGGAAACCTGTTATGGAAGTAGAAGTATTTTTTTGTCCACCTCCTGTACAAATAATAAAGCTATAATGTGTAAATCCAATATGAGGCTACAAACTAGGCCTCCTCATGAGTGCTATATGATGGACGAGCTGAACCGTTTCCTGATAGGAGCGTACCTTAGCACACCTCAAAGTTTCTGCTTAATGACACTAAATAACAGGTGTAACCACTACAGACAATTGCAGAATAACAGTAAATGATAAAGCAGAATCACAGTGGCACAAGAGAACATGCAGAAAAGCTCACAGTCAGCAATTTCTGTCAAAAGTTTGCTTATGTTAGCTAAGATTAGCAGCATAAGCTTACGGCTATACCAGACCAAGAGAGGCAGCAAAACCTCTGAATGTATGAAACTGAGTAACTCTGTGTTTTACTGCTAATGAATCCAGACTCTTCTTATAGAAGGGAAACATGTCACTACTACTTTTAagtggagttgttttttgtcCACCTTCCTTACAAATAATGTACCTGAAATATAAAGGCTGAATGCTATCTGACGCTACAAACTCAGTCCGGCCAGCAAGTCAGAAGGAGCAGGGAGCTGGTATCTGACATTACGAAACTGATTCCAGCATCAGTCAGCTCAACTCTCGCAGTGATGAACAGTATAACATGAAGCTATAAATAGCTAACTGTATCATGTGTCTCCCTTAAGGCAGGAGAACGGAGCAATCGCTGCGATCACCCTACGAGTCTGAATTCTCCATGACAGTGAGTAATATAAACCATTAGGATTAACAATCTCATTCCACACACTCTGCAGTTAAGCACCATGACCTTTCAGCACCCGGGGGCGATTATGGCATAAATCGTAAAGCGCAGTTTATCACGATCAATGTGTGactacatgtttctgtgtgtttcaggaaaTCGACCCTGACAAAGATTTCTCCATCCCTCGCCCTCAGACCACCAACTACAGAGAACCTTATGACGACTATTACGGAAATGATTAAAATCACACGCGCGCCAAAAACCAAAAGCGAGGGTGACCCAACCGCACTAATCTGTACTTGGCACAAaaatgtggggttttttgtccaaatgtaaatatattcatcTAGTTTTAtaagaaatgttatttcaaatCTGCCACGAAGAGGCTAAAATCCTCCATcccaaaaagaagaaggaaaatgaaaaaaaaaaaaggagagagagagcggtaTGACTCATCTGCTCGTGTTTCATCGTGATCAAGGCTGGATGGATTCAGGTAGTCAGGCTTTCTTCTGGGAGGGAAATCCACATCACAAATGCTGAGTGGAAGTCTCTatggtagtgtgtgtgtgtgtgtgtgtgtgtgtgtgcaactctGAGATGGTATATAATAGCCCTGAGGTGATAGAAGAGGCGTGAAACTGTCACTCTGAAGGTGCCAAACtgctgagcagagcagaggcatCTGTGAGCGGTGGAGAGGAGGGAtaacagggagaggagaggaatgggGGAGATTAGATGAAATGAGACGAGACAAGAAGAGGGCAGGACAGGAGACGTGTCGGCACTGTGGGAGGCTCGTGCCATCACTGATTAACATCTTCATATTCAAAGTTACATTACAGTTCTGTCGGTGATGcggtgccaaaaaaaaaaaaaaagggttgtgtgtctgtgtgcgtagACAGATAAACAAATCTTTCATGCAATGCATATTCTCATAAATTCTCAAATAAAACTTCATCTGATAAAGCCCAgatttgtttgtcttattttcaaGGCTGAACCTTTGTACCTCGCACTCACACTCTGCACAGATATCTCACTCAACCTGATTCAGAGCCGCGTCTGCAGCCAACTCCTGCAAACAGGAGGATAACCACACAGCGAGCAGTGCCACAGTCTGCCCACCAGGGGGCAGCGTCGAGGCGTAGCCAGCCAGACGGGATGAGACGGGACCAGTCAGAAGTGGCTGCCACACACAAAGACGTTTTAGCAGCAGAATGTTTGTATATGATCTGTGATATGACTACGATCTTACAGTTGTCATTtgatcattcacacacacacagaataagtGACAGTGTTTAACAGCATCAGGCGTCAACAGTTTGAGAGTCGGTCAGTATCCAGCAGCGACTCCGCCATCCACAAAAGGTCAATTCCTCACGTCAGTAGATGCCATCTTCACACACAACCCCTCTTATCAGACGGCCTTCAATCTATTCTTCCAATTAGCCCGACTTCAATTACTCAGTGAGAGCATGCCATCAAATTGGCAATTGGCCTCTTGTGCATTAGAGCAATTAGCAGGGATATGAGGTTTCCCGCCACATCCAACCCATTTACGGCCATTAAGCGCGGATGCAATTAAAGATTGTTCCAGATTGTTCCCCCATGGCAGCGATGAGAAAGTTGGAGGTGGCAGAAGAGCTTATCGCACGGTAGACGCGGTCAACGCGACCCAGCCGAGCAGTATTGCCTCCATCAATCATCTGACTCACTCCGGCTTATTGGGGAGGGGAAAGTTTGTGTGAGGGCTGAGAAGTGATTAGTGGTTGCAGTCGTTGGTTGCATTAAAGTTAATATCCcaataataatgaggtaataaaaatATAACCCCCCCCCTAAAAAATAAGCTGTTTTTAGAAGAAAATGTGATCCCCAGAGGAGAACTGTGTGgagttagaaaggtggcagggtccgccaaatataaacaaattaaaaaggtcagtttctttattcagtcacaaaaatgAAGAGTTTATTTGTTAAGgcatctttctcttctgattaaaatgtatttctgaaactacatagtgcatctttaatcAGAGagttctcctccatctcctcctggtTGCAGGCTTTTATACTACTTTAGGGCAGCCTCTCTATCCCTGATTGGATAAACTTGTTCCAGCTGAacagtggaaagaaaatgataaGCTTTAGACAATCGTGGGAAGGAAATGCCACAATGGAATGAGTCTGGGTACTGCGCTCAAACATTACTGTACGTGCGAGTGTGTCGGTGCATACTGTCAAATGGTGAGGAATGAGCATTCCAAAGACCGatttaaaaaccaaacagtttatttattatatacattCAATAATAATGAAGAGAATAAACAGAAGGCAGACACAAGGatggcaaaataaaacatcgTGAGAAAATACATGTCacttattgaaaaaaaaaaatcacttggaTAAATGAGCTTTTAAGAGCATGTGgcgttcaaaaaaaaaaaaaaaaaaaaaaaatccacacgCAGATTCAAACTCATTTATTAAATCCctgtacaaaaagaaaacctcccACTGGGTTGACTTGAGCACAGTGCAGGGAGTCGGGGTCAGCGGCTGAGGAGAACTTTTTTTGCTCCTGTGTTGCTCCGGAGCGCACCTCTGCTGCGCTGACTCTTCCCAAAATAAGAATTACTCCGATtagaagagacaggaaggagcaGGAGTGAGCCCACAGGGGTCAGCGCAGCTGCTCAACAACCATCGCAACACCTCGACGAGAGCCTCTGCCAGCTGAATGAGGCGGGGATGATGCTAAATGAGCATCTCGTGTGGGCAGGTGCAGAACAATACTCTGTGGAAGCCTCGGAGGAGGCTGCCAGGTCCCCAGCATCATCTCTGCGTGGACTTAAGGTCAAATTATcgcatcattttaaaaaaaaattctactgTCATTATAAAAGCAAACCACAGGGGTCCGGACATACCAAATTAAACTTTACACATCTGATATGACTGGTGATTACCACGAAGACCACAGAGGCACAGAGCACAGATAACCCAGATTATTCAAGCGGACCCATAAAGCGACTGTGGGTCCCACTCGCTTCTCCTCCCCTCATCactcctgtctcctctcatcACGCCACGTCCGAGCTCTTTCCTCCTCCCGCCATGTAAAcaccccatcctcctcctcctccttaatcttcctcctccagcactATGATTTGAATtcatgcacaaataaaaaagattctGACTTGACGACCCTTACCCTCTCGCACAAAAGCATGCATAGCAACACTTCTGATAATACTTGTGAGGaataataagacaaaaaaaataatcaaaagaggTAATGCGCGTCAAAGAAATATTCATTGGACCTACTGCACAGTTTTCACAATcatacaaaacaacattacCCCTCCTCACACTGTCCGCTCCACCCTGAGCGCACTGTACCCcctgaaaagtttttttttttctttttttttttttaaaagacagcaGGGGACGTTGTTATCCTGTCAGCTAATGATTAATGGCTCAGCTGCTCACCTTCACCATCACCAGCCACGATTTCCCTGGACTAACCGCCCACACattgtttcattgttaaaaaaaaaaagacaaaggtgGCCTCTGCTGGGCCGACATTGTGTGGACGTCTCCCTCCGTCTACCTCGCCTGTAATTTGGCCCTGCTGAATCCCCTCCGTCTTTCTGCATATCCCTCATGACTCCCATCTGCTCTGATTTCCCTTGTCTGCAGCAAACACCTCTGCATCTACAGCATgtttactgaaaacaaaaaaacaaacaaaaaaaaaaagaagccgaTAAATTAGTGTGTGGACTGAATTTAACTGAGCAAGGtagtgtttgtttgctgcaaccgtttttttaatgtctctttGTAGACGCTGCTGCTCAGGCTGCTGAAAAATACAGCTTCAACCCaccagacataaaaaaaaaaaaaaaaaaaaaatatatatatatatatataaaacaaaggcaaaaagaaaaagaaaaaacaaccacaaaaatcagaaatacaTCAGGACCAAAAATGTGCTTTCTTCAGAAAATCTTTGGAaccaaaaaaggcaaataatATCAATAAGAACACAGTGAGAGTATATGGAGATGTGATACATACAGGACAGAGACCTGGACTAGAAAGATTCTGGCTGCCAGTCGTTTCGATGCCTTCAGACAGTCCGGTGAGGAGAATTTTAAAACTATCTGGAGTGAACGGCCCCAGAGAGCGTGATGAAGggtttaaaatgacaaaatggtGCCgactgacagtgtgtgtggcgtcctgtcacattaaaaacaatgaatataaaTAGAAAGTGTTTCAGTTCTCATTACTTCATTATATGACTGCTATCTCTACGTTTGACTGTGTTCTAATCTGAGCTGTTCCGTTAGGATCTACAGCTCTGCCGAGCTAAGATCAGACACCATTTCCACGCACAGAGCTCGAGCACAGAGCAGCCCTGCCTGAAGCCTGCAGGCGTTAATACATCTCAATTGGCCGGGAGGGATTCCCATTTGGCTGACTGGCAGATGATTTGTTCCCCACGTGGGCGTTCCCGCCTCAAATCTGCCTCTTTTTTCGTTCTTTTTTGCTAAATCTAGTTGTGTTCGACGGGTTCTTTGTCCATCCGACCCGTTGTTTCACTGCATCACAGCTACAGCTGGAATGTCTG contains:
- the LOC119014269 gene encoding retinoic acid-induced protein 3 isoform X1 produces the protein MNMVFSSKKHKSLFPLLFLLYVPLTCLCQPTNSSSNNTTTNTPTTSSNGTSLKGVPGCNKRLNPIYRYLCDRRAAWGIVLETLASSGFLLSMGLLLALLLWSLWICIASKQRSSIGGTVASMSMFLVATAGIFAITFSFIIRLTEQTCPTRIFLFGVLFSLAFSCLLARCLALLGFAAARGWGEPALALGLFIVQVIIATQWLILVLVRDKNYCEYSQEEFVMLQIYVLCILAISLILSLHFLCRSCFTYSYSYSGAARQHGRAQATLLCLTLLLSASIWVVWIAMLTRGNPELDHRPQWDDPVLSIALVANGWVLLMGHGLSQVAFLCRGEAMSKEIPLSFAGWTSPSADIPGLNSPKEGKENGSFESEGDNKRGRRTEQSLRSPYESEFSMTEIDPDKDFSIPRPQTTNYREPYDDYYGND
- the LOC119014269 gene encoding G-protein coupled receptor family C group 5 member D isoform X2, with amino-acid sequence MNMVFSSKKHKSLFPLLFLLYVPLTCLCQPTNSSSNNTTTNTPTTSSNGTSLKGVPGCNKRLNPIYRYLCDRRAAWGIVLETLASSGFLLSMGLLLALLLWSLWICIASKQRSSIGGTVASMSMFLVATAGIFAITFSFIIRLTEQTCPTRIFLFGVLFSLAFSCLLARCLALLGFAAARGWGEPALALGLFIVQVIIATQWLILVLVRDKNYCEYSQEEFVMLQIYVLCILAISLILSLHFLCRSCFTYSYSYSGAARQHGRAQATLLCLTLLLSASIWVVWIAMLTRGNPELDHRPQWDDPVLSIALVANGWVLLMGHGLSQVAFLCRGEAMSKEIPLSFAGWTSPSADIPGLNSPKEGKENGSFESEGDNKRGNRP